The following proteins are encoded in a genomic region of Clupea harengus unplaced genomic scaffold, Ch_v2.0.2, whole genome shotgun sequence:
- the LOC122131253 gene encoding tripartite motif-containing protein 16-like: MAEAAPSNYELFTCSICLDILNYPVTILCGHTYCVGCITSCWDREDQKGVYSCPQCRQTFTPRPVLNKNNIVAELVEQFKKTRIQAAAPVPCTAGPGDVECDVCTGTKLKAVKSCLECLVSYCETHYKVHNDIHPGRKHKVVDATGQLQERICTQHEKPLEIFCRTDQSCVCLLCLVDEHKGHGTVSASAGRREKQTHLGKTQSKIQQRIQEREKELQDLRKAVETLKSSAQTAVEDSERIFTEMIRSIERRRSEVKKLIRDQEKAEVSRAEGLLKRLEQEIAELKRRDAELEQLSHTEDHIHFLKTFQSVSEAPESKDLSCISVNQGLFEAVKKSVSSLKMQLENFCKEEVMKISASVTKVQAVLSLEPTTREDFLQYSCHFTLDPNTAHRTLHLSEGNRRVEWRNRVQSYPDHPERFDYYHQVLCREDVSGRCYWEIEWSGKRGVRISVSYKSISRRGVGHECGFGFNDQSWSLFLSSLGSFIRHNNKETKLPLVASSRIGVYVDHRAGTLAFYSISDTMTLLHRVQTTFTHTLYPGFWLGSGSSVKLL; this comes from the exons ATGGCAGAAGCGGCTCCAAGTAACTACGAACTTTTTACATGTTCGATTTGCCTTGATATACTGAATTATCCGGTAACTATTCTCTGTGGACACACTTACTGTGTGGGCTGCATTACGAGCTGCTGGGATCGGGAAGATCAGAAgggagtctacagctgcccccagtgcagacagacgttcACCCCAAGAcccgttttaaacaaaaataatattgttGCTGAACTTGTGGAACAGTTCAAGAAGACCAGGATCcaagctgctgctcctgttccatgtacagctggacctggagatgtggagtgtgacgtctgcactgggacaaaactcaaagctgttaagtcctgtctggaatgtctggtgtcatactgtgaaactcactacAAAGTTCACAATGACATACACCCTGGGCGAAAACATAAGGTGGTTGATGCCACAGGCCAGCtacaggagaggatctgcacCCAACATGAGAAGCCTCTGGAGATATTTTGTCGTACGGACcaaagttgtgtttgtttgctctgtctggtggatgaacacaaaggccatggcactgtgtcagcctctgcagggaggagagagaaacag ACACACTTGGGGAAGACCCAGAGTAaaatccagcagagaatccaggagagagagaaggagctgcaggacctgaggaaggctgtggagactctcaag agctctgcacagacagcagtggaggacagtgagaggatcttcactgagatgatccgctccattgagagaaggcgctctgaggtgaaaaagctgatcagagatcaggagaaggctgaggtgagtcgggctgaaggactcctgaagcgactggagcaggagattgctgagctgaagaggagagatgctgagctggagcagctttcacacacagaggatcacatccatttcctcaag actttccagtcagtcagtgaagcacctgagtctaaagacttatcctgcatctctgtgaaccaaggcctctttgaggctgtgaagaaatctgtctcctcactaaAGATGCAGCTGGAGAATTTCTGCAAAGAGGAAGTCATGAAAATATCTGCATCAG TGACTAAAGTCCAGGCTGTTTTGTCTCTTGAACCtacaaccagagaggatttcctccaat actcctgtcacttcacactggatccaaacacagcacacagaaccctccatctgtctgaggggaacaggagggtggagtgGAGAAATAGggtccagtcatatcctgatcatccagagagatttgattattatcatcaggtgctgtgtagagaggatgtgtctggacgctgctactgggagatTGAGTGGAGTGGGAAGAGGGGGGTTAGgatatcagtctcatataaaagcatcagcaggagaggagtgggtcATGAGTGTGGGTTTGGATttaatgatcagtcctggagtctgttCCTCTCCAGCTTGGGCTCCTTTATCAGACACAATAATAAAGAGActaaactccctctagtggccagctccagaataggagtgtatgtggatcacagggcaggaactctggccttctacagcatctctgacacaatgaccctcctgcacagagtccagaccacatttactcacacactctatcctGGGTTTTGGCTAGGGTCTGGATCATCGgtgaagctgctgtga